One Pseudomonas sp. HOU2 genomic window carries:
- the parE gene encoding DNA topoisomerase IV subunit B, with product MATPSASSYNADAIEVLSGLDPVRKRPGMYTDTSRPNHLAQEVIDNSVDEALAGHAKSVQVILHADHSLEVSDDGRGMPVDIHPEEGVSGVELILTKLHAGGKFSNKNYQFSGGLHGVGISVVNALSTEVRVRVKRDGNEYQMTFKDGFKATELEVVGTVGKRNTGTSVYFAPDPKYFDSPKFSISRLKHVLKAKAVLCPGLLVSFEDKGTGEKVEWHYEDGLRSYLVDAVSEFERLPDEPFCGSLAGNKEAVDWALLWLPEGGDAVQESYVNLIPTAQGGTHVNGLRQGLLDAMREFCEFRSLLPRGVKLAPEDVWERIAFVLSMKMQEPQFSGQTKERLSSREAAAFVSGVVKDAFSLWLNANPETGLALAELAINNAGRRLKASKKVERKRVTQGPALPGKLADCAGQDPMRSELFLVEGDSAGGSAKQARDKEFQAILPLRGKILNTWEVDGSEVLASQEVHNIAVAIGVDPGAADMSQLRYGKICILADADSDGLHIATLLCALFVQHFRPLVDAGHVYVAMPPLYRIDLGKEIYYALDEAERDGILDRLVAEKKRGKPQVTRFKGLGEMNPPQLRETTMDPNTRRLVQLTLGDDFAETSEMMDMLLAKKRAGDRKSWLESKGNLAEVTA from the coding sequence ATGGCCACTCCCAGCGCTAGCTCTTATAACGCCGACGCCATCGAAGTCCTCTCGGGCCTCGACCCGGTGCGCAAACGCCCCGGCATGTACACCGACACCAGTCGGCCGAACCACCTCGCCCAGGAAGTCATCGACAACAGTGTCGACGAAGCCCTGGCCGGCCACGCCAAATCGGTGCAGGTCATTCTGCACGCCGATCACTCGCTGGAAGTCAGCGACGATGGTCGCGGCATGCCGGTCGACATTCACCCGGAAGAGGGCGTGTCGGGTGTCGAGCTGATCCTCACCAAACTGCATGCGGGCGGCAAGTTTTCCAACAAGAACTACCAGTTCTCCGGCGGTCTGCACGGGGTGGGTATTTCCGTGGTCAACGCCTTGTCGACCGAAGTCCGGGTACGCGTGAAGCGTGACGGCAACGAATACCAGATGACCTTCAAGGATGGCTTCAAGGCCACCGAGCTGGAAGTCGTCGGCACCGTCGGCAAGCGCAACACCGGCACCAGCGTGTACTTCGCGCCGGATCCGAAATATTTCGATTCACCGAAATTCTCCATCAGCCGCCTCAAGCACGTGCTCAAGGCCAAGGCTGTGTTGTGCCCGGGCCTGCTGGTCAGCTTCGAAGACAAAGGCACCGGCGAAAAGGTCGAGTGGCATTACGAAGACGGTCTGCGCTCCTATCTGGTAGACGCGGTCAGCGAATTCGAACGCCTGCCGGACGAGCCATTCTGCGGCAGCCTCGCCGGTAATAAAGAAGCGGTCGACTGGGCGCTGCTGTGGTTGCCGGAAGGTGGCGACGCGGTGCAGGAAAGCTACGTCAACCTGATCCCGACGGCGCAGGGCGGTACCCACGTCAACGGTTTGCGTCAGGGCCTGCTCGATGCGATGCGCGAATTCTGCGAATTCCGCAGCCTGCTGCCACGCGGCGTGAAGCTGGCGCCGGAAGACGTCTGGGAGCGCATCGCTTTCGTGCTGTCGATGAAGATGCAGGAGCCGCAATTCTCCGGCCAGACCAAAGAGCGTCTGTCGTCCCGTGAAGCGGCGGCGTTCGTTTCCGGCGTCGTGAAAGATGCATTCAGCCTGTGGCTCAACGCCAACCCGGAAACCGGTCTGGCGCTGGCCGAACTGGCGATCAACAACGCCGGGCGTCGCCTCAAGGCGAGTAAAAAGGTCGAACGCAAGCGCGTCACCCAGGGGCCGGCGCTGCCGGGCAAACTGGCTGACTGCGCCGGGCAGGACCCGATGCGTTCCGAGCTGTTCCTGGTCGAAGGTGATTCCGCCGGTGGTTCCGCCAAGCAAGCGCGGGACAAGGAATTTCAGGCGATCCTGCCGTTGCGCGGCAAGATCCTCAACACCTGGGAAGTCGACGGCAGCGAAGTGCTGGCCAGCCAGGAAGTGCACAACATTGCCGTGGCCATCGGGGTTGATCCGGGTGCGGCAGACATGAGCCAGCTGCGTTACGGCAAAATCTGCATCCTCGCCGACGCCGACTCAGACGGTCTGCACATCGCGACCTTGCTTTGCGCGTTGTTCGTCCAGCATTTCCGCCCGTTGGTGGATGCCGGTCACGTCTACGTGGCGATGCCGCCGCTGTACCGCATCGACCTCGGCAAGGAGATCTACTACGCCCTCGACGAAGCCGAGCGCGACGGGATTCTCGACCGTCTGGTGGCCGAGAAGAAACGCGGCAAACCGCAGGTCACCCGATTCAAAGGTCTGGGTGAAATGAACCCGCCGCAATTGCGTGAAACCACCATGGACCCGAACACGCGGCGTCTGGTGCAACTGACGCTGGGCGACGATTTCGCTGAGACCTCGGAAATGATGGACATGCTGCTGGCGAAGAAACGCGCCGGTGACCGCAAGAGCTGGCTCGAATCCAAGGGCAACCTCGCCGAGGTGACGGCCTGA
- a CDS encoding esterase-like activity of phytase family protein, translating into MRFGWALAGALLLSAMSVSAEPLQELRVLSEHPVEGMRGGNLSGLALCGSELWTVSDRDDDQIYRLNTADRVWQAEALHIDVPPVPETGLPWGLRSRNWAASFVRGGDLDFEGISCDSAGNRYIVSEGHAAVLQVPVSGPVNWLKISPMMVREARASGMLLHFNAIFEGLAINPAGDQMWLAGERQNRGLLLIKRQQTVWDCDGRCVLLSEGGKEVQPPQFPHAKAVDRDFSDLSLFNGKLFTLERNAFQICRRDAQTAKVERCWSYAAELLQANRRYAQNFGLEEALIVDADGAWVGVDNNFGPRADGEVRPIVWRFAAPEGGWSAKP; encoded by the coding sequence ATGCGGTTTGGCTGGGCCTTGGCGGGTGCGTTGCTGCTGAGTGCGATGAGTGTGTCGGCCGAGCCGCTGCAGGAGCTGCGTGTGCTCTCCGAACACCCGGTCGAAGGCATGCGTGGCGGCAACCTGTCGGGACTGGCCCTGTGTGGCAGCGAGTTGTGGACGGTGTCGGACCGCGATGACGATCAGATCTATCGGCTCAATACCGCCGATCGGGTCTGGCAGGCCGAAGCCTTGCACATCGACGTGCCCCCGGTGCCGGAGACCGGTCTGCCGTGGGGATTGCGCTCGCGCAATTGGGCCGCGTCGTTCGTGCGCGGTGGCGACCTGGATTTCGAAGGTATCAGCTGCGACAGCGCCGGCAATCGCTACATTGTCAGCGAGGGCCACGCGGCGGTCTTGCAGGTGCCCGTCAGCGGCCCGGTCAACTGGCTGAAGATTTCGCCGATGATGGTTCGCGAAGCACGTGCCAGTGGCATGCTCCTGCATTTCAACGCGATCTTCGAAGGTCTGGCGATCAATCCGGCGGGCGATCAGATGTGGCTGGCCGGCGAACGGCAAAACCGCGGCTTGCTGCTGATCAAGCGTCAGCAGACAGTGTGGGATTGCGACGGTCGTTGCGTGCTGCTCAGCGAGGGCGGCAAGGAGGTGCAGCCGCCGCAGTTCCCGCATGCCAAAGCGGTCGACCGCGACTTTTCCGACCTTTCGTTGTTCAACGGCAAATTGTTTACCCTTGAACGCAACGCCTTCCAGATTTGTCGGCGCGATGCGCAGACCGCCAAGGTCGAGCGTTGCTGGTCGTACGCCGCTGAACTGTTGCAGGCCAACCGCCGTTACGCGCAGAACTTCGGGCTGGAAGAGGCACTGATCGTTGACGCTGATGGTGCGTGGGTCGGCGTCGACAATAATTTCGGCCCCCGCGCCGACGGTGAGGTTCGCCCGATCGTCTGGCGTTTCGCCGCGCCGGAAGGTGGCTGGAGCGCCAAGCCGTGA
- a CDS encoding TIGR02281 family clan AA aspartic protease, with amino-acid sequence MNQQPPGKRAGRVLMILAWCAGLFLATRFFGQWEQRQQNPNVVVSSEQHDGVIEVKLAGNAQGHFVASGQINGEPVEFMLDTGATDVAIPADLAKRLKLEEGFGVTLSTANGLTQGYRTKIDRLQLGDIVLRDVRALVAPGLHGDQVLLGMSALNKLEFTQRGGTMLLRQTTNR; translated from the coding sequence GTGAATCAGCAACCGCCGGGTAAACGCGCCGGCCGGGTGCTGATGATTCTGGCCTGGTGCGCGGGGCTGTTTCTGGCCACGCGGTTTTTCGGCCAGTGGGAACAGCGTCAGCAGAATCCGAATGTCGTGGTCAGCTCCGAGCAGCATGACGGCGTGATCGAAGTAAAACTGGCCGGCAATGCTCAAGGGCATTTTGTCGCCAGCGGTCAGATCAACGGTGAGCCGGTGGAGTTCATGCTCGACACCGGCGCCACCGATGTGGCGATCCCGGCGGATCTGGCCAAACGCTTGAAACTGGAAGAAGGTTTCGGCGTGACCCTGAGCACGGCCAACGGCCTGACCCAGGGCTACCGGACAAAGATCGACCGCCTGCAACTGGGCGACATCGTGCTGCGGGACGTCCGCGCACTGGTGGCGCCGGGGCTGCATGGCGATCAGGTGCTGCTCGGCATGAGCGCCCTGAACAAACTTGAATTTACCCAGCGCGGTGGCACCATGCTGCTGCGCCAGACAACGAACCGATGA
- the parC gene encoding DNA topoisomerase IV subunit A, which produces MSDSLDLSLDGVERRSLADFTENAYLNYSMYVIMDRALPHIGDGLKPVQRRIVYAMSELGLDADSKHKKSARTVGDVLGKFHPHGDSACYEAMVLMAQPFSYRYTLVDGQGNWGAPDDPKSFAAMRYTEARLSRYSEVLLSELGQGTADWGPNFDGTLQEPLVLPARLPNILLNGTTGIAVGMATDVPPHNLREVATACVRLLDEPKATVEQLCEHIQGPDYPTEAEIITPRADLLKMYETGKGSVRMRAVYHVEDGDIIVTALPHQVSGAKVLEQIAALMQAKPSKAPQIADLRDESDHENPCRIVIIPVNSRVDHEALMQHLFASTELESTYRVNVNIIGLDGKPQLKNLRALLVEWLEFRVLTVRRRLQFRLDKVERRLHLLDGLLIAYLNLDEVIHIIRTEEHPKAKLIERFALSEIQADYILDTRLRQLARLEEMKLRDEQDELLKEQAKLQALLGSEAKLKKLVRTELLKDAETYGDDRRSPIVERAEAKALTEHDLLPNEKVTVVLSEKGWIRSAKGHDIDATGLSYKAGDGFKTSAAGRSNQSAVVIDSTGRSYSVAAHTLPSARGQGEPLTGRLTPPPGATFECVLMPEDDALYVIASDAGYGFVVKGEDLQAKNKAGKALLSLPNNAKVIAPRPVTDRENDLLAAVTSEGRMLVFNISDLPQLAKGKGNKIIGVPGDRVASREEFVTDIAVIPAGATLILQAGKRPYKLKAEDLEHYKGERGRRGNKLPRGFQRVDALLVENLN; this is translated from the coding sequence ATGAGCGACTCCCTTGATCTCAGCCTGGACGGTGTAGAACGCCGCTCGCTGGCTGACTTCACCGAAAATGCCTACCTCAACTACTCCATGTACGTGATCATGGACCGTGCCCTGCCGCATATCGGCGACGGCCTGAAACCGGTACAGCGGCGTATCGTCTACGCCATGAGCGAGCTGGGGCTGGACGCCGATTCCAAGCACAAGAAATCGGCGCGTACCGTCGGTGACGTGCTCGGCAAGTTCCACCCGCACGGCGACTCAGCGTGCTACGAAGCGATGGTGCTGATGGCCCAGCCGTTCAGCTATCGCTACACACTGGTCGATGGCCAGGGCAACTGGGGTGCGCCGGACGATCCGAAGTCCTTCGCCGCCATGCGTTACACCGAAGCCCGTCTGTCGCGTTATTCCGAAGTGCTGCTCAGCGAACTGGGCCAGGGCACCGCCGACTGGGGGCCGAACTTCGACGGTACCTTGCAGGAACCTTTGGTTCTGCCGGCGCGTTTGCCGAACATCCTGCTCAACGGCACCACCGGCATCGCTGTCGGTATGGCCACCGACGTGCCACCGCACAACCTGCGCGAAGTCGCCACCGCCTGCGTGCGTCTGCTCGATGAGCCGAAAGCCACGGTCGAGCAGCTCTGCGAGCACATTCAAGGCCCGGATTACCCGACCGAAGCGGAAATCATCACGCCGCGCGCCGATCTGCTGAAAATGTACGAAACCGGCAAGGGCTCGGTGCGCATGCGCGCCGTGTACCACGTCGAGGACGGCGACATCATCGTCACCGCGCTGCCGCACCAGGTCTCCGGGGCCAAGGTGCTGGAGCAGATCGCCGCGCTGATGCAGGCCAAACCGTCGAAAGCGCCGCAGATCGCAGACCTGCGTGACGAGTCCGACCACGAAAACCCGTGCCGCATCGTGATCATTCCGGTCAACAGCCGCGTCGATCACGAAGCGCTGATGCAGCACCTGTTCGCCAGCACCGAGCTGGAGTCGACCTACCGGGTCAACGTCAACATTATCGGTCTGGACGGCAAGCCGCAGCTGAAGAACCTGCGTGCATTGCTGGTCGAATGGCTGGAATTCCGCGTGCTGACCGTGCGCCGCCGTCTGCAATTCCGCCTCGACAAGGTCGAGCGTCGTCTGCACCTGTTGGACGGTTTGTTGATCGCCTACCTCAACCTGGATGAAGTGATCCACATCATCCGTACCGAGGAGCACCCGAAAGCCAAGCTGATCGAGCGTTTCGCCCTCAGCGAGATTCAGGCCGACTACATCCTCGACACCCGTCTGCGGCAGTTGGCGCGTCTGGAAGAGATGAAGCTGCGCGACGAGCAGGACGAACTGCTCAAGGAACAAGCCAAGCTGCAAGCCCTGCTGGGCAGCGAAGCCAAGCTGAAGAAACTGGTGCGCACCGAGCTGCTGAAAGACGCTGAAACCTACGGCGATGACCGTCGTTCGCCGATCGTCGAGCGCGCTGAAGCGAAAGCGCTGACCGAACACGATCTGCTGCCGAACGAGAAAGTTACCGTCGTGCTGTCGGAAAAAGGCTGGATTCGTTCGGCCAAGGGCCATGACATCGATGCCACCGGCCTGTCGTACAAGGCGGGTGACGGCTTCAAGACCTCGGCGGCGGGGCGTTCCAACCAGTCTGCCGTGGTGATTGACTCCACTGGCCGCAGCTATTCGGTTGCCGCCCATACCTTGCCGTCGGCGCGCGGCCAGGGCGAACCGTTGACCGGGCGTCTGACCCCGCCACCGGGCGCGACTTTCGAATGCGTGCTGATGCCGGAAGACGATGCTCTGTACGTGATCGCCTCCGACGCCGGTTACGGTTTCGTGGTCAAAGGCGAAGACCTGCAAGCCAAGAACAAGGCCGGTAAAGCCCTGTTGAGCTTGCCGAACAACGCCAAGGTGATCGCGCCGCGTCCGGTGACTGATCGCGAGAATGACTTGCTTGCCGCCGTGACCAGCGAGGGGCGGATGCTGGTCTTCAATATCAGCGATTTGCCGCAGTTGGCGAAGGGCAAAGGCAACAAGATCATCGGTGTGCCGGGTGACCGTGTCGCCAGCCGTGAAGAGTTTGTCACGGACATTGCGGTTATCCCCGCGGGGGCTACGTTGATCCTGCAAGCAGGCAAACGTCCCTATAAACTGAAAGCTGAAGACCTCGAGCACTACAAAGGTGAGCGCGGACGGCGTGGCAACAAGCTTCCACGTGGCTTCCAGCGGGTCGATGCGCTGCTCGTCGAAAACCTCAATTAG
- a CDS encoding ABC-type transport auxiliary lipoprotein family protein, whose translation MTALRPLIFLLAGVLGLAGCSVHQPVSLYQLDSGSPAQPAQSAGMAVLLGPVVIADYLQRETLLQRQPDGSLQASTDGRWAGSLSSDIDQLLMRQVAGHLDSQRVVLAPATLGFAPDVQVLLTITRLDSGEKQPAILDAQWRLIDRRGQVRDNRIVHLQELHAGTTASQVQAQGILLQRLAEQLSVALKPLANQPPVAEAPRKAAPKPAAPAADAEKQPKIPMASPIRTDMEVFRF comes from the coding sequence ATGACTGCTCTGCGCCCCCTTATTTTTCTGCTCGCTGGCGTTTTGGGCCTGGCGGGCTGCAGCGTTCACCAGCCGGTGTCGCTGTATCAGCTGGACAGCGGAAGTCCGGCTCAGCCTGCGCAAAGCGCAGGCATGGCGGTTTTGTTGGGTCCGGTAGTCATTGCTGATTACCTGCAACGTGAAACTTTGCTGCAACGTCAACCGGACGGCAGCCTGCAAGCCTCGACCGACGGTCGCTGGGCGGGCAGCCTTTCGTCGGATATCGATCAATTGCTGATGCGTCAGGTAGCCGGCCATCTGGACAGCCAGCGTGTGGTATTGGCACCCGCCACTCTGGGGTTTGCCCCGGATGTGCAGGTATTGCTGACCATCACGCGTCTGGACTCCGGTGAGAAGCAACCGGCGATCCTCGATGCGCAATGGCGTCTGATCGACCGTCGTGGTCAGGTGCGCGACAACCGCATCGTTCATCTGCAGGAGCTGCACGCCGGCACCACGGCTTCGCAGGTGCAGGCGCAGGGGATTCTGCTGCAGCGTCTGGCCGAGCAATTGTCGGTGGCGCTCAAACCGTTGGCCAACCAGCCTCCGGTGGCCGAAGCACCGCGTAAGGCAGCGCCTAAACCGGCAGCGCCGGCGGCGGATGCAGAGAAGCAGCCAAAGATTCCGATGGCTTCGCCGATTCGCACGGATATGGAAGTGTTCCGCTTCTAA
- a CDS encoding AhpA/YtjB family protein → MNRPTPVKTDNFFLLIFRALRHRRVPIALRIASHNVILVALALVIYAGVMGLQFKQAMHEQADALGESLTTQTATSATELLVSNDILSLNVLLNNLTKNKLVAHAAIYSVDNRILAESGQRPKHSLLGEAEGMYESKITFQDVTAGQLRISLDMDQFQQPMTISLQSMGILSAILLALSLALSLRMGRYLSTPLLQLRVWLRNIDEYTPGTDRQDEIGDLARQLHANFAPEPAPKPEPEPEPEFEEEDEPEFEVRNLRDPSFDETRPMAAQKPAPRHVVSTVEDDEDDDAFADLRDESLDAAPQPVARKATPSVPQHSAVLAIQLGSQEQLRRLPRARLEELLERYRDCLDQAASLYQGEIETLNDGSTLMLFHTEDSGDDYLTNAICCGELLRALGHQLQIEVADSGITLQLQLGLTLGDELFGLSQIDLLLTDSAQDALALSQHSRNLLLVERKIGDDNLIRQRARIRPIASPEGACCVERLMEPYPSMLERQLARMHERRA, encoded by the coding sequence GTGAACCGGCCCACGCCAGTTAAAACCGATAACTTCTTCCTGCTGATCTTCCGTGCACTGCGTCATCGCCGTGTACCGATTGCATTGCGCATTGCCAGCCATAACGTGATCCTGGTCGCTCTGGCCCTGGTGATCTATGCCGGGGTGATGGGCTTGCAGTTCAAGCAGGCCATGCACGAGCAGGCCGATGCGCTGGGCGAAAGCCTGACCACGCAGACCGCCACCTCCGCCACTGAACTGCTGGTGTCCAACGACATCCTCAGCCTCAACGTGCTGCTCAACAACCTGACCAAGAACAAACTGGTGGCCCACGCGGCTATCTATAGCGTGGACAACCGTATCCTCGCCGAATCCGGTCAGCGCCCCAAGCACAGCCTGCTGGGCGAAGCCGAGGGCATGTATGAGAGCAAGATCACTTTCCAGGACGTGACCGCCGGGCAACTGCGCATCAGCCTGGACATGGATCAGTTCCAGCAGCCGATGACCATCAGCCTGCAAAGCATGGGCATTCTCAGTGCGATTCTGTTGGCGCTGTCGCTGGCCCTGAGCCTGCGCATGGGGCGCTACCTGTCGACGCCGTTGCTGCAACTGCGCGTGTGGCTGCGCAACATCGACGAATACACCCCGGGCACCGACCGGCAGGACGAGATCGGCGACCTTGCGCGTCAGCTGCACGCCAACTTCGCGCCGGAACCTGCACCTAAACCTGAGCCCGAGCCGGAACCCGAGTTCGAGGAAGAGGATGAGCCAGAGTTCGAAGTGCGCAATCTGCGTGACCCGAGCTTTGACGAAACCCGCCCGATGGCTGCGCAAAAACCTGCGCCGCGCCACGTGGTCAGCACCGTCGAAGACGATGAAGACGACGACGCGTTTGCCGATCTGCGCGACGAGTCGCTGGATGCAGCGCCGCAACCGGTCGCGCGCAAGGCCACACCAAGCGTACCGCAGCACAGCGCGGTGCTGGCGATCCAGCTGGGTTCGCAAGAACAACTGCGGCGCCTGCCGCGTGCCCGTCTGGAAGAGTTGCTGGAGCGCTACCGCGACTGCCTCGATCAGGCTGCTTCGCTGTATCAGGGCGAGATCGAAACCCTGAATGACGGCAGCACGCTGATGCTGTTCCACACCGAAGACAGCGGTGACGACTACCTGACCAACGCCATCTGTTGCGGCGAGTTGCTGCGGGCGCTGGGCCATCAGTTGCAGATCGAAGTCGCCGACAGCGGGATCACCCTGCAATTGCAACTGGGCCTGACCCTGGGCGACGAGCTGTTCGGCCTGAGCCAGATCGACCTGCTGCTGACCGATTCGGCCCAGGATGCGCTGGCCCTGTCGCAACACAGCCGCAACCTGCTGCTGGTCGAGCGCAAGATCGGTGACGACAACCTGATTCGCCAGCGTGCGCGGATCCGCCCGATCGCCAGCCCCGAGGGGGCTTGCTGTGTCGAGCGGTTGATGGAGCCTTATCCGTCGATGCTCGAGCGACAACTGGCGCGGATGCATGAGCGTCGGGCGTAA
- the serB gene encoding phosphoserine phosphatase SerB: MREIVLINITGVDRPGLTAAITGVLAQGGVNILDIGQAVIHDTLSFGILVEIPDSEQGKAVLKDILFKGYELEQQVRFTPVSEEDYQQWVGNQGKKRHIVTLLTRKVTAGQLQAVSSITAKYGLNIDHIDRLSGRMPLDTPADKGKGCIEFSVRGEAADPQALRAEFLSVAQELNVDIAFQEDSLFRRNRRLAVFDMDSTLIEAEVIDELAKAAGVGEQVSAITERAMAGELDFRASFKERLALLKGLDVSVLDSIGASLRLTEGAETLFAELKRLGYKTAILSGGFTYFAKQLQAKLGIDYVFANELEVVDGKCTGVAIEPIVDAQRKADLLKELAHKEGLRLEQTIAVGDGANDLPMLAIAGLGVAFRAKPLVKQSAKQAISTLGLDGVLYLLGFRDRDGQL; encoded by the coding sequence TTGCGCGAAATCGTCCTGATTAACATCACGGGAGTCGACCGTCCGGGTCTGACTGCGGCCATTACCGGCGTTCTGGCACAAGGTGGTGTGAACATTCTCGACATCGGTCAGGCGGTGATCCACGACACCCTGTCGTTCGGCATCCTGGTTGAAATTCCCGACTCCGAGCAGGGCAAAGCCGTGCTCAAGGACATTCTGTTCAAGGGCTACGAGCTAGAGCAGCAGGTGCGCTTCACTCCGGTATCCGAAGAGGATTACCAGCAATGGGTGGGCAATCAGGGCAAGAAACGCCACATCGTCACCCTGTTGACCCGCAAAGTGACCGCCGGCCAATTGCAGGCGGTCAGCTCGATCACTGCCAAATATGGCCTGAACATCGACCATATCGACCGTTTGTCGGGTCGCATGCCGCTGGACACGCCAGCCGACAAGGGCAAGGGCTGCATCGAGTTCTCCGTGCGTGGCGAAGCGGCAGATCCGCAGGCGCTGCGCGCCGAATTCCTCAGCGTCGCGCAGGAGCTGAACGTCGACATCGCCTTCCAGGAAGATTCGCTGTTCCGTCGCAACCGGCGTCTGGCGGTGTTCGACATGGACTCCACGCTGATCGAAGCCGAAGTCATCGACGAACTGGCCAAGGCCGCCGGTGTCGGCGAGCAAGTCTCGGCCATCACCGAGCGCGCGATGGCCGGCGAACTGGATTTTCGCGCCAGCTTCAAGGAGCGTCTGGCGCTGCTCAAGGGCCTGGACGTCAGCGTGCTGGACTCCATCGGCGCTTCGCTGCGCCTGACCGAAGGCGCGGAAACCCTGTTCGCCGAACTCAAGCGTCTGGGCTACAAGACCGCGATCCTGTCCGGCGGCTTCACTTACTTCGCCAAGCAGTTGCAGGCCAAACTCGGCATTGACTACGTGTTCGCCAACGAACTGGAAGTGGTCGACGGAAAGTGCACCGGCGTGGCGATCGAGCCGATTGTCGACGCGCAGCGCAAGGCTGACCTGCTGAAGGAACTGGCACACAAGGAAGGCTTGCGTCTGGAGCAGACCATCGCCGTGGGTGATGGCGCGAACGATCTGCCGATGCTGGCGATTGCCGGTCTGGGCGTGGCGTTCCGCGCCAAGCCGCTGGTCAAGCAGTCGGCGAAGCAGGCGATCTCTACGCTGGGGCTGGATGGTGTGCTGTATTTGCTGGGCTTTCGCGATCGCGACGGGCAGCTCTGA
- a CDS encoding molecular chaperone, translating to MSQTISPPLLSAPTPTQTRLSFCEATPRDLKRWIAGLPKANIGETARQLYQGLGELNQLLTPSDNRLQLLELLRPEVYFVCQHLERHFLHQAILLDDRSRKISNLCQALQSQLAIGYKQIVLRIAPKYHKDRAALVSQALQRAAHALKGQLLRATQLYSPAPEHLWFELHQLYRVACALQLQQRRVHDDLASLSSELSLEQTYIAALLLGSARCNQLRQNQIARLAEVLEPWSALLKLHPGSPQDGLFAISAELDAGPRYRSMFRKEQQGALLGFDPQPLVNVIEAHLLQQETSTPLPIPAGLSLDTLQHLHASWGQAAERSFQRTAGQGSLTVCVGMSALHFYLGGERSFSELLKHPGARAANFSRAVVKGEKDSWSKAFDAAPQSAADELLPYEEIQYDHLGEDESDPDSTPNYPTYTLPVINHSPGGYCLGWPSEVPAELQAGEMVGIQDSSNQGWSIAVVRWIRQVRGSGPQMGIELVAPHAEPCGLQLVRSRDDHSHYLRGLLLPEISAIDLPATLLAPRLPFQEGNKVLINTHGEEHRAGLDRRVASTHSFNQFAYRSLEAAQNGGSEENFDSLWKSL from the coding sequence ATGAGCCAGACCATCTCCCCACCGCTGCTGAGCGCCCCGACTCCAACGCAAACGCGCCTGTCGTTCTGCGAAGCCACCCCGCGCGACCTCAAACGCTGGATCGCCGGCCTGCCCAAGGCCAACATCGGCGAAACCGCCCGCCAGTTGTACCAAGGCCTGGGCGAACTCAACCAGTTGCTCACCCCCAGCGACAATCGCCTGCAACTGCTGGAGTTGCTGCGCCCCGAGGTGTACTTCGTCTGCCAGCATCTGGAGCGACACTTCCTGCATCAGGCGATCCTGCTCGACGATCGTTCGCGCAAGATCAGCAACCTGTGCCAGGCGCTGCAAAGTCAGTTGGCCATCGGTTACAAGCAGATCGTTCTGCGCATTGCCCCCAAGTATCACAAGGACCGAGCGGCGCTGGTCAGCCAGGCACTGCAGCGGGCCGCGCATGCACTCAAGGGGCAACTGCTGCGGGCGACGCAGCTTTACAGCCCTGCGCCCGAACATCTGTGGTTCGAGCTGCATCAGCTGTATCGCGTGGCCTGCGCCTTGCAGCTGCAACAGCGCCGGGTACATGACGATCTGGCGAGCCTGAGCAGCGAACTGAGCCTGGAACAGACCTACATCGCCGCCCTGCTGCTGGGCAGCGCCCGTTGCAATCAACTGCGGCAGAACCAGATCGCCCGGCTGGCCGAAGTGCTGGAGCCGTGGAGTGCCCTGCTCAAATTGCATCCCGGCAGTCCGCAGGATGGACTGTTCGCCATCAGCGCCGAACTGGACGCCGGCCCGCGCTACCGCAGCATGTTTCGCAAAGAACAACAGGGCGCATTGCTCGGTTTCGATCCACAACCGCTGGTGAACGTGATCGAAGCGCATTTACTGCAGCAGGAGACGTCGACGCCGTTGCCGATCCCGGCAGGACTGAGCCTCGACACCCTGCAGCATCTGCACGCCAGTTGGGGGCAGGCTGCCGAACGCAGTTTTCAGCGCACTGCCGGCCAGGGCAGCCTGACCGTGTGCGTCGGCATGAGCGCCCTGCACTTCTATCTGGGCGGCGAACGCAGCTTCAGCGAACTGCTGAAACATCCCGGCGCCCGCGCGGCCAACTTCAGCCGCGCGGTGGTCAAGGGTGAAAAGGACAGCTGGAGCAAGGCCTTCGACGCCGCACCGCAGTCTGCGGCAGACGAGTTGCTGCCCTACGAGGAAATCCAGTACGACCATCTGGGCGAGGACGAAAGCGATCCCGACAGCACGCCGAACTACCCGACCTACACGTTGCCGGTGATCAACCACAGCCCCGGTGGTTATTGCCTGGGCTGGCCAAGTGAGGTGCCGGCCGAGTTACAGGCCGGAGAAATGGTCGGGATTCAGGACAGTTCGAATCAGGGCTGGAGCATCGCGGTGGTGCGCTGGATTCGCCAGGTACGCGGCAGCGGGCCGCAAATGGGCATAGAACTGGTGGCGCCACACGCCGAACCTTGTGGTTTGCAACTGGTGCGCTCGCGGGATGATCACAGCCACTATTTACGCGGGCTGCTATTGCCGGAGATCAGTGCCATCGACTTGCCGGCGACCTTGCTCGCCCCACGCCTGCCGTTTCAGGAGGGCAACAAGGTGCTGATCAACACCCACGGCGAAGAACACCGCGCCGGGCTGGATCGACGGGTGGCGAGTACGCACAGTTTCAATCAGTTTGCCTATCGCTCGCTGGAGGCCGCGCAGAATGGCGGGAGCGAGGAGAATTTCGATTCGTTGTGGAAATCGCTTTGA